The DNA segment ataacagagagtaatagattgtatcccccctgtacagtctcctctccccgggatgtaatggctgataacagagagtaatagattgtatccccctgtacagtctcctctccccgggatgtaatggctgataacagagagtaatagattgtatcaccctgtacagtcacctctccccggggtgtaatggccgataacagagagtaatagattgtatccccccctgtacagtctcctctccccggggtgtaatggctgataacagagagtaatagattgtatccccccctgtacagtctcctctccctggggtgtaatggctgataacagagagtaatagattgtattccccctgtacagtctcctctccccggggtgtaatggctgataacagagagtaatagattgtatccccccctgtacagtctcctctccctggggtgtaatggctgataacagagagtaatagattgtattccccctgtacagtctcctctccccggggtgtaatggccgataacagagagtaatagattgtatccccccctgtacagtctcctctccccggggtgtaatggccgataacagagagtaatagattgtatccccccctgtacagtctcctctccctggggtgtaatggctgataacagagagtaatagattgtatcccccctgtacagtctcctctccccgggatgtaatggctgataacagagagtaatagattgtatcccccctgtacagtctcctctccccgggatataatggctgataacagagagtaatagattgtatcccccctgtacagtctcctctccccggggtgtaatggctgataacagagagtaatagattgtatccccccctgtacagtctcctctccctggggtgtaatggctgataacagagagtaatagattgtattccccctgtacagtctcctctccccggggtgtaatggccgataacagagagtaatagattgtatccccccctgtacagtctcctctccccggggtgtaatggctgataacagagagtaatagattgtattccccctgtacagtctcctctccctggggtgtaatggctgataacagagagtaatagattgtatcccccctgtacagtctcctctccccgggatgtaatggctgataacagagagtaatagattgtacccccctccccccctgtacagtctcctctccccggggtgtaatggctgataacagagagtaatagattgtatcccccctgtacagtctcctctccccggggtgtaatggctgataacagagagtaatagattgtatccccccccccccctgtacagtctcctctccccggggtgtaatggctgataacagagagtaatagattgtatccccccctgtacagtctcctctccccggggtgtaatggctgataacagagagtaatagattgtatcccccctgtacagtctcctctccccgggatgtaatggctgataacagagagtaatagattgtatcccccctgtacagtctcctctccccggggtgtaatggctgataacagagagtaatagattgtatcccccctgtacagtctcctctccccgggatgtaatggctgataacagagagtaatagattgtatccccctgtacagtctcctctccccggggtgtaatggctgataacagagagtaatagattgtatccccccctgtacagtctcctctccccgggatgtaatggctgataacagagagtaatagattgtatccccctgtacagtctcctctccccgggatgtaatggctgataacagagagtaatagattgtatccccccctgtacagtctcctctccccaggggtgtaatggctgataacagagagtaatagattgtatccccccctgtacagtctcctctccccaggggtgtaatggctgataacagaaagtaatagattgtatccccccctgtacagtctcctctccccgggatgtaatggctgataacagagagtaatagattgtatccccccctgtacagtctcctctccccgggatgtaatggctgataacagggagtaatagactgtatccccctgtacagtctcctctccccgggatgtaatggctgataacagagagtaatagattgtatccccctgtacagtctcctctccccgggatgtaatggctgataacagagagtaatagattgtatccccctgtacagtctcctctccccaggggtgtaatggctgataacagaaagtaatagattgtatccccccctgtacagtctcccctccccgggatgtaatggctgataacagagagtaatagattgtatccccctgtacagtctcctctccctggggtgtaatggctgataacagagagtaatagattgtatccctcctgtacagtctcctctccccgggatgtaatggctgataacagagagtaatagattgtatccccccctgtacagtctcctctccccgggatgtaatggctgataacagatagtaatagattgtatccccctgtacagtctcctctccccgggatgtaatggctgataacagagagtaatagattgtatccccctgtacagtctcctctccccggggtgtaatggctgataacagagagtaatagattgtatcccccctgtacagtctcctctccccggggtgtaatggctgataacagagagtaatagattgtatccccccctgtacagtctcctctccccggggtgtaatggctgataacagagagtaatagattgtaccccccctgtacagtctcctctccccggggtgtaatggctgataacagagagtaatagattgtaccccccccctgtacagtctcctctccccggggtgtaatggctgataacagagagtaatagattgtatcctcccctgtacagtctcctctccccggggtgtaatggctgataacagagagtaatagattgtaccccccctgtacagtctcctctccccggggtgtaatggctgataacagagagtaatagattgtatccccccctgtacagtctcctctccccgggtgtaatggctgataacagagagtaatagattgtatcctcccctgtacagtctcctctccccggggtgtaatggctgataacagagagtaatagattgtatccccccctgtacagtctcctctccccgggatgtaatggctgataacagagagtaatagattgtatccccccctgtacagtctcctctccccgggatgtaatggctgataacagagagtaatagattgtatccccctgtacagtctcctctccccgggatgtaatggctgataacagagagtaacagGCTGAtgtttcctcttctcctccaggtGTCCCCCGTCAGTCCATCTTCTTCACGTGTCGGGGACCCCCCGGGGCGATGGGTGatgtgggaggagataagatcgGCAGTGGTGAGTATCAGAGCCGGGAATTAtctacagtgaccccagaaatAACCACAAAAACGAGAGCAGGATGTGTCAGTCCGTGTGGGGGCgcaaggttgtggtgggcggtgCTGTGGCGGGTTGTGGTGGGCGGTGCTGTGGCGGGCGGGTGAGGGGGCGGTGCTGTGGCGGGCGGGTGAGGGGGCGGTGCTGCGGCGGGCGGGTGAGGGAGCGGCTGGTGGTGGGCGGTGCTGTGGCGGCTGGTGGTGGGCGGTGCTGTGGCGGCTGGTGGTGGGCGGTGCTGTGGCGGCTGGTGGTGGGTGGTGCTGTGGCGGGCGGTGCTGTGGCTGCTGGTGGCGGGCGGTGCTGCGGCGGGCGGTTGGTGGTGGGCGGTGCTGCGGCGGGCGGTTGGTGGTGGGCGGTGCTGTGGCGGCGGGCGGTTGGTGGTGGGCGGTGCTGTGGCGGCGGGCGGGTGAGGGGCGGTGCTGCGGCGGGCGGTTGGTGGTGGGCGGTGCTGTGGCGGCGGGTGAGGGGGCGGTGCTGCAGGAGGGTGGGCGGTGCTGCGGCAGGCGGGTGGGCGGTGCTGTGGCGGGCGGGTGCTGGGCGGTGCTGTGGCGGCGGGCGGGTGGTGGTGGGCGGTGCTGCGGCAGGCGGGCGGGTGGTGATGGGCGGTGCTGTGGCGGCGGGCGGGTGAGGGGGCGGTGCTGCAGGCGGGCGGGTGGTGGTGGGCGGTAGGTGGTGGGCGGTGCTGTGGCGGCGGGCGGGTGAGGGGCGGTGTTGCGGCGGGCGGTTGGTGGTGGGCGGTGCTGTGGCGGCGGGCGGGTGGTGGTGGGCGGTGCTGCGGTGGGCGGTGCTGCGGCGGGCGGGTGCTGGGCGGTGCTGTGGCGGCGGGCGGGTGAGGGGCGGTGCTGCGGCGGGCGGTTGGTGGTGGGCGGTGCTGTGGCGGCGGGCGGGTGGTGGTGGGCGGTGCTGTGGCGGCGGGTGAGGGGGCGGTGCTGCAGGCGGGCGGGTGGTGGTGGGCGGTGCTGTGGCGGTGGGCGGGTGAGGGGGCGGTGCTGCAGGCGGGCGGGTGGTGGTGGGCGGTGCTGCGGCGGGCGGGTGGTGGTGGGCATTGCTGTGGCGGCGGGCGGGTGAGGGGGCGGTGCTGCAGGCGGGCGGGTGGTGGTGGGCGGTGCTGCGGCGGGCGGGTGGTGGTGGGCGGTGCTGCGGCGGGCGGTTGGTGGTGGGCGGTGCTGTGGCGGCGGGCGGGTGCTGGGCGGTGCTGTGGCGGCGGGCGGGTGAGGGGCGGTGCTGCGGCGGGCGGTTGGTGGTGGGCGGTGCTGTGGCGGCGGGCGGGTGGTGGTGGGCGGTGCTGTGGCGGCGGGTGAGGGGGCGGTGCTGCAGGCGGGCGGGTGGTGGTGGGCGGTGCTGTGGCGGTGGGCGGGTGAGGGGGCGGTGCTGCAGGCGGGCGGGTGGTGGTGGGCGGTGCTGCGGCGGGTGGTGGTGGGCGGTGCTGTGGCGGCGGGCGGGTGAGGGGGCGGTGCTGCAGGCGGGCGGGTGGTGGTGGGCGGTGCTGCGGCAGGCGGGTGGTGGTGGGCGGTGCTGCGGTGGGCGGTTGGTGGTGGGCGGTGCTGTGGGGGCGGGCGGGTGAGGGGGCGGTGCTGCGGCGGGCGGGTGCTGTGGCGGGGGTTTCAGGTGTTTTTCTCCCACTGGTGGAAGCATGAGGTGAATTTGTGGATTTTGAGAGATTTCTGTAGGTAAAAGCCAATGTGGCCGCGTTTTCTCCTCTCGCCCCGGCAGTTTCTATCACATGCAGATTCATTAATATATAATCATTtctttattagatgttattaaacaaaatattcctgcgtgaagataatttcccataaatgtagtcacatggtccattagaaacaagactgtgtccttggatacgaccacctctgctggagggattacacaaagggtttttgtatatgaaatgtctgggagttactgcaggtcccgcagccgagtgtggggtggtcgtatccaaggaagtcaTCTCGTTTCTAAGCGACAACGTGGCTGCATTTATTAGAAATGTTACATTtggcaaatgaatgaaattaaatgtaaatctccagatggaaaatccctttaagtcattAATAGAAATGATTCTCCCACAAACCGCGATGAAAGATTCATCCTCTATGTCCCCGCGATCCACATAACCTGCACCTCTAGTCCTGGTCCTCCAGAACCGGCCCGAGTGTCCGGACCTGAATCATCCTGTGTAATGCGGTCAGAGCTTGTATGGAGCGGCGCCACTTCTAGAGGTCACAGGTGCATCGTGTCCCCATGTCCTTCCTTTCCATGGCTTTACTGTTGGAGTAAAGCTCCCCCCTATTGACCCCCCCACCGCGGGGGGGAAccctgatgccccccccccctgcaggacactgatgtcccccccccccctgcaggacactgatgcccccccccccctgcaggacactgatgcccccccccctgcaggacactgatgccccccccccctgcaggacactgatgccccccccccctgcaggacactgatgcccccccctcccctgcaggacactgatgcccccccccctgcaggacactgatgcccccccccccctgcaggacactgatgccccccccctgcaggacactgatgccccccccccctgcaggacactgatgcccccccccccctgcaggacactgatgccccccccccctgcaggacactgatgccccccccccctgcaggacactgatgccccccccccccccgcaggacactgatgccccccccccccccgcaggacactgatgccccccccctcccctgcaggacactgatgcccccccccctgcaggacactgatgcccccccccctgcaggacactgatgccccccccccccctgcaggacactgatgcccccccccctgcaggacactgatgcccccccccctgcaggacactgatgccccccccctgcaggacactgatgcccccccccccctgcaggacactgatggcccccccccccctgcaggacactgatgccccccccccaccccctgcaggacactgatggtcccccccccctgcaggacactgatggtcccccccccctgcaggacactgatggtccccccccccctgcaggacactgatggtccccccccccctgcaggacactgatggcccccccccccctgcaggacactgatggccccccccccctgcaggacactgatggcccccccccccccctgcaggacactgatggtcccccccccccctgcaggacactgatgcccccccccctgcaggacactgatgccccccccccccctgcaggacactgatgcccccccccccctgcaggacactgatgccccccccccctgcaggacactgatgcccccccccccctgcaggacactgatgcccccccccctgcaggacactgatgcccgccccccccctgcaggacactgatggcccccccctcccctgcaggacactgatggcccccccccaccccctgcaggacactgatggtcccccccccctgcagacactgatggtccccccccccctgcaggacactgatgcccccccccccaccccctgcaggacactgatggtccccccccccctgcaggacactgatggtccccccccctgcaggacactgatggtcccccccccctgcaggacactgatggtccccccccccctgcaggacactgatggcccccccccccctgcaggacactgatggtccccccccccctgcaggacactgatgccccccccccctgcaggacactgatgccccccccccctgcaggacactgatgccccccccccctgcaggacactgatgcccccccccctgcaggacactgatgcccccccccctgcaggacactgatgcccccccccctgcaggacactgatgcccgcccccccccctgcaggacactgatggcccccccctcccctgcaggacactgatgcccccccccccaccccctgcaggacactgatggtcccccccccctgcaggacactgatggtccccccccccctgcaggacactgatggtccccccccccccctgcaggacactgatggtccccccccccctgcaggacactgatggtcccccccccccctgcaggacactgatggtccccccccctgcaggacactgatggtccccccccctgcaggacactgatggtcccccccccctgcaggacactgatggtcccccccccctgcaggacactgatggtccccccccccctgcaggacactgatggtcccccccccctgcaggacactgatggtccccccccccctgcaggacactgatggtccccccccccctgcaggacactgatggtccccccccccctgcaggacactgatggtccccccccccctgcaggacactgatggtccccccccccctgcaggacactgatggtccccccccccctgcaggacactgatggtcccccccccctgcaggacactgatggtccccccccccctgcaggacactgatggtccccccccccctgcaggacactgatggtccccccccccctgcaggacactgatggtccccccccccctgcaggacactgatggtcccccccccctgcaggacactgatggtccccccccccctgcaggacactgatggtcccccccccccctgcaggacactgatggtcccccccccccctgcaggacactgatgccccccccctgcaggacgAGGTTCATTGATCTTATATTATAACTGGCTTTATAATAACAAAATGTTTATTAATAAGAATCGGTCCTGACATACAGTGTCATTCTCTTCTCTTCTCAGCGAGTCCTCGGCCGACCCCGGAGATCTCGTTGGTGACCCCCCTGGTCGGGACGCCCCCCACGCAGATCTCCTTTGTCCAGGTAACGGAAAACACAGAGAACGGCGACCGCGATGTGGACATCACCAAAAGTCTCCAGATCAAGACTTTCCCTGAGAACTGGACCCCCCTGAAAGAGGTGTGCACCCTGGTGACCACCCAGAACCTGATCCCGGCACCGCAGACCATCGTCAGCGCGTCTCCGCAGATCCTGGCCGTGAAGCAGGAGGTCCTCACCGCTCAGCCCGTCCTGGTCCCATCACGCTGCGAATCTCAGAActccaccatctcctcccccgAGGGATCAGTGGGGAATCCTGCGGCACCGGCAGAACTGAGCACCACGGAGAACGGAACCGGCAGCACCGACACATCCGGGGGGAAGACGGACGGGCAGATGGTGAAGGTGGAGAATATGGATGAGGATAGTCAGGACGCAGGACCGGCCTCTCCtgccccagaggaggaggacaatCCAGATGAGTGGGACAGACAGTCCCGGTCCCCGCATGGCAGCGATCACCTGCCCGAGGACTCCATGCCCTCCACGTCCTCCCAGGATGGAGACCCGTCTTCTGGAGGAGAACTTGCCACCAATGGAGACTGCTCCTATGAGCGGGACCATCCGAAGGCTCCTTGGAGATCGAACATGAATCGTCTGCTGGAGCTGGAGGAGCAGTGGGACCAGTTATATCACCGGGAGCTGGGAATCTGGGAGGAGGAACGGATCCAACAACAACAGCAACGCAACCAGGACCGGGAGCTGCAGCAGCAACTGCTCAGCGTTCTGACGGACATTCGAGACGAACTGCGGCAACTCAGACAGGAGCGTGCGGCGTCCCGACAGGAGCAGGCAGCCGCCACCACCAATGGCCCCCCCGTAGTCACCGGCGCGTCCTCAGCCGCAACCCCCAAACCAAATCCTGAGAGTCCTGCGGAAACGGCAGCAGAAACGTCTCCGATAGTCACACCGAGGCGCAGGGGCGGCCCCGACTCCACAGGCCAACACCAGAGCCGGCCCACTCCTCCCGGCCCGCACGTGTCCGATCCATCCGGCCCACGCCACAACCGACATAACCTCTACATAACCTGCTCAGAGGTTAACCCCGCCTCCCGAcaatgatgggagtggtagtccACACTGGACAGGGACGGCTGCAGACTGGAAACAATGTATCTTTTATTTTCTTCAATTTTTTAGAATGTTTCCAGACACGGAGGGGGCGGATCTGTACGGATCGAGTCCTAGGGGCGGAGTCCTGACTTGTATTTCCTGTATATTTGTATAGATTTGTTTTTTTCTACGACCCAGGCCTTAAAATTATTTTGTGTGACTGCATTCCAGGGTAGACTCGTATCCCGCATCATCTAGAGCCTTCAGGGGCCGTGCACCCCAgaggtttttcactttttttttttttttccccccgttaATCGTACATGGAGCTCCTGGAGCAGCGGAGGTAGAAGGACGACGTCGTCTCAGTAGGGATCACTGTATGTATAGAGCAGCCGACGGCTTAGAGGAAGAAGAAtctcatagatttttttttttaaactttttattttaagaGATAAATCCTGTCTAGTTTTCTATAATGAAATTCCCTtagatgaaggttttttttttgttttttttcaatcaaAAAGACGTCCCAATGGGACCCAGATACTGAATACTGAAGTTTAGGCTCCTCCTGAACGAGgcaagcatgaaaaataagagCAGGAGCGGAACTGACGAGCGGATGGCAGAACCATCTNNNNNNNNNNNNNNNNNNNNNNNNNNNNNNNNNNNNNNNNNNNNNNNNNNNNNNNNNNNNNNNNNNNNNNNNNNNNNNNNNNNNNNNNNNNNNNNNNNNNNNNNNNNNNNNNNNNNNNNNNNNNNNNNNNNNNNNNNNNNNNNNNNNNNNNNNNNNNNNNNNNNNNNNNNNNNNNNNNNNNNNNNNNNNNNNNNNNNNNNtgagttacatcctgtattataccccagagctgcactcactattctgctgctggtgcagtcactgtgtacatacatgacattacttatcctgtactgatcctgagttacatcctgtattataccccagagctgcactcactattctgctgctggtgcagtcactgtgtacatacatgacattacttatcctgtactgatcctgagttacatcctgtattataccccagagctgcactcactattctgctgctggtgcagtcactgtgtacatacatgacatgacttatcctgtactgatcctgagttacatcctgtattatactccagagctgcactcactattctgctgctggtgcagtcactgtgtacatacatgacattacttatcctgtactgatcctgagttacatcctgtattataccccagagctgctctcactattctgctgctggtgcagtcactgtgtacatacatgacattacttatcctgtactgatcctgagttacatcctgtattataccccagagctgcactcactattctgctgctggtgcagtccactgtgtacatacatgatattacttatcctgtactgatcctgagttacatcctgtattatactccagagctgcactcactattctgctggtgcagtcactgtgtacatacatgacattacttatcctgtactgatcctgagttacatactgtattataccccagagctgcactcactattctgctggtgaggtcactgtgtaaatacatgacattacttatcctgtactgatcctgagttacatcctgtattataccccagagctgcactcactattctgctggtgcagtcactgtgtacatagatgacattacttatcctgtactgatcctgagttacatcctgtattataccccagagctgcactcactatctgctgctggtgcagtcactgtgtacatacatgacattacttatcctgtactgatcctgagttacatcctgtattataccccagagctgcactcactatctgctgctggtgcagtcactgtgtacatacatgacattacttatcctgtactgatcctgagttacatcctgtattataccccagagctgcactcactattctgctgctggtgcagtcactgtgtacatacatgacattacttatcctgtactgatccggagttacatcctgtattatactccagagctgcactcactattctgctgctggtgcagtcactgtgtacatacatgacattacttatcctgtactgatcctgagttacatcctgtattatactccagagctgcactcactattctgctgctggtgcagtcactgtacatacatgacattacttatcctgtactgatcctgagttacatcctgtattataccccagagctgcactcactattctgctgctggtgcagtcactgtgtacatacatgacattacttatcctgtactgatcctgagttacatcctgtattataccccag comes from the Engystomops pustulosus chromosome 5, aEngPut4.maternal, whole genome shotgun sequence genome and includes:
- the LOC140133845 gene encoding uncharacterized protein — protein: MSDGHLPVRRIGTRAAVRQETLNMAESDASSADPAPSAPQNAETSDDSSVVEPKVEQVELKEEPMDTTPPPAPPVTAEPVVPPAVPSATIIAALQLKDNVLLQPLGPSPFTGRKRKANFSNEETETLVRDVVKHFSALYGSEALRTESTRRNLRRSQLWTQIQKNVNNLGYTPRSIDDLKHKWRDLRLEVKRKITHRRTGTKVTPTQGTTPIIDTKLNQLEELVASTIGHHCTLDGEQEGMYMEPGVPRQSIFFTCRGPPGAMGDVGGDKIGSASPRPTPEISLVTPLVGTPPTQISFVQVTENTENGDRDVDITKSLQIKTFPENWTPLKEVCTLVTTQNLIPAPQTIVSASPQILAVKQEVLTAQPVLVPSRCESQNSTISSPEGSVGNPAAPAELSTTENGTGSTDTSGGKTDGQMVKVENMDEDSQDAGPASPAPEEEDNPDEWDRQSRSPHGSDHLPEDSMPSTSSQDGDPSSGGELATNGDCSYERDHPKAPWRSNMNRLLELEEQWDQLYHRELGIWEEERIQQQQQRNQDRELQQQLLSVLTDIRDELRQLRQERAASRQEQAAATTNGPPVVTGASSAATPKPNPESPAETAAETSPIVTPRRRGGPDSTGQHQSRPTPPGPHVSDPSGPRHNRHNLYITCSEVNPASRQ